CATGAGTCATTAAGAACACATTGTATTTGTAGGGTGGTAAAAGGCAAAGTCTCTCACGGGAAATAGGGGTTGGgttaaaaatgaatcaaaagTTAAAAGTACAAAAGTACACAACtaaaagcttttcaacacactCGACagaattaaatatatattttagttttatgtaCTGAGTTTATTTGTGTCAATGTTTCTTCAGCTGGTCATTACTTTGCAAAACCCACCAGTAACACAGTCAGATGAGAACACTGGCTAGGTGGCACTGCCGCCTTGTTTAACATCGCCTCAGCCTTTTTTCAGGGACTAATATTCACCATGACAGTTAACCCATGTAAACAAGTACATTACACTCTTCTTGTCTATGTATCGAGACAGCTGCATGAATGGGTCGGCCttgcagataaaaaaaacaaaacaaaaaaaccccaaacgaCTTTTGAAACCGAGACTACGTGGGCAAGTTCAAAgccttcaaaaaagaaaaataaggaaaTGCTTTGTCTACGCTCGGTAATAACGTTTAAAATATCTATCGGCGCAGATGCAGAATGCAGGAAGCAGCAATGTGTCCTGCAAATAACGGATGTGTTATTGGCCAAGGAGATTTGACGTGAGTGAGGTGTCACTGGGTCCTATCGCTGGTTCAACGAAAAAGACCGcgacttcagttttattatttttcgtAACGAAACGGTAAGTAAGTATCCATATTTTTACACTAAATAAATGTATCGGTAAAGTGTAAAATCTGTCTCTGGACCGCTTTATTAGGGATTTCCTTTTAGTGGAGGGGGAGGGGTTTAAAAAatacggaaaaaaaaaaaaaacattcggGGGGTCCCGTCTTTTTTGTATAGTGTGCCACCACAGCCCcattaggttaaaaaaaatcataatttttttaaatatattttttgtaattatattttttgtttgttttcttccttttccttaGAGTAGCACTGTGTATCACTAGGAATGACTGCTTTTTTGTTGCGGGAATGAAAACCACATCACTCACTGTAACATAGTAGCTATAATTAATGCACCTCCACCAAATATAGTAAATGAAGATCGTATTCGCCCAAAGAGCAGCCTGTTTAATGGTCAAAGAATTAGGAGCAGACGGGCACTATGACCCATGCATTCCCCCCtccatgcagcagcagcagtctgcCGCTACCAGAGGACCAGAAATCTGCAGCTCACAGAATGAAGAGATCAAAATGATGCTGCCTCTAAAAAGGGATTAAACGTAAGCAATCTGTCGTCAGCTGCGGTAAATCCGCGGCTCATTactcttctgtttttctgtgcaaACATTTTCAGTAACTAATGCAATTATCTGAGAAGGTCGGGCTCGCATTGTTGTAACTGCAAACGAGCTATTGACAGATGCATCGCGCTCACTTTCTCCGCTGCACTAGACGAGAATTGCAGCGGATGCAGGCAGGCCTTTAATGCgatctgttgtttttgtttctctccATCTGCCGGTCTAGTCTGGGCGCCACCTCGCTGGGATCGGCTGCTGGTGGATAATACAGATTTGCCACCGGGAGTTGAGAAAGGAGACATGCCGTCGTTGAGCATCCGTTGCGACGCTTGACTGACCATGATGAAGACCGAATCCACATCCAAGAGCACCGGCTCTGGCTCCACGCTCAGGAGCCCATCCCCGCACAGGAACGCGTACGAGGCGGGGATGCAGGCCCTGAAGCCCGTCAAAGACAATGCTGCAAATGGGGACATGCAGGAGGGCCCCCGAGGGCGCAGGTACGGCTCTAATGTGCACCGTATCAAGAACATGTTCCAGCAGATGCAGACCACATCCCCGGCCGAGGGAGAGGGTGAGGACAACGCCAGGATCGCCGACAAATCGGTGCGCCTCTCTCTGCCCAGAGCCGGTAGCCTGAACGAGAACGTGGATCACAGCGCGCTGTTGAAGCTCGGATCCACCGTGTCCGAGCGCGTCAGCAAGTTCGACACAAAACCGGAGAATGGGCACCAGCGGGCCTCCTCGCCCAGCTACTCCAAGCTACAGGAGACCCGCCGCATCTTTgaggagaagcagcagcaggagaaacTGCAGCAGGAGAAGCTGCAGCTGGAGAAACTGCAGCAGGAGAAGCTGGCTACAACCAGGGTGTTACTGAAAACAGATAAGGCCTCGAGCTTTCAGGATGGCAGGTTGGACATGGTGGCTCGTTTTAATGGCAGCACAGAGTCCCTGGACAGCCTGGACACTAGTGAAGCGGTGTCCCCTACAGTCAGCCAGCTCAGTGCTGTGTTTGAACGGGCAGCCGAGCTCCGGAACAACCTCCACCGCCTCTCCTCTACACCACCACTCCCTTCCAGAGGGGTCAGCACCAAGGTAGGCGTGTTGAACTCCAAGATAATCACAAAGAGGGTCAGTGCCTTTGCATCAGGCAACCAAGGGGATGAGATAAGCAATCAGAAGGGACAGGAGACACCTCCAAGGGGCTCCAGAGGAAGGGTGACTCCTCCATCTGAAAGCATTAATGGTGGCCAGGGTGCTGGCCAGTGTGCCCCAACTACTGAACTTTACAGTAATGTAGGAGAGCCAAatgaacagagagaaaagacagtTTCAGATGCAGGTGTCGAGGCCAAAGTTGATGTTAAACCTGAGGAACACTCTGGGACCAGCGAGCCCAGCAGCACAATACTGCAAGGTGACATCCACATCTCAGTGCAGAATGGAGAAACTGCCTCAGAGAAGCGAAGCTCTCCAAAGAGTGCCGACATGGTCAGGCAGGATGGGGACAGAAatacagaggaggaggaagacaggactcTCAGAGAAGAACAGTCGGGCCGGGACTCTGTGGATATCAGTACCTACAGTGCGGTGGGGGAGGACTTTGAGGGAAGCCAgaaggatgaggaggaagacgAGGGCGATGACCGCTATGAGCCAGAGTCCAGCTGTGTGGAGATTTCAGGGCTGCCTGTGGAAGAGGATCCACCCCCTTCAAGAAAGATTCGCTTCAGCACAGAGCCCATCCAGGTGAGGAAATGTGAAGTGTAAAAATACCCTGAATTAACAGAAAGAACTGTAGCTAGAACATGGAGGTGTTTGCTGTCACAATGCACCTCCAGAACCTTGTTTAATCAGGCTCGTGTGCTGATTTCTGAATTGTAATTATGTTGTGGTGCGGGATTTTGTTTTCATCCTGTGTCTTTAGAGGCCTGTTGAACTTGACCTTAAAGCTTATCTGCTGTGTTACAGTCATAGCCAGTGCCACTGTCAGCTTTTTTAATGAACTCGCTCAGCTTCTGCCAGTGTCACACCAGTGCTGACATTTTGATTTTAGCCTGTTTCAACACAGGGCTTTGCACACTACTAACACCCTCCTCCCCAGCAGCCAGTTGCTAATGGATGGGCCTGCATTCCTACTGTGCAGCTCACACGGGCCCCAAAAGTGCCTCA
The Oreochromis aureus strain Israel breed Guangdong linkage group 8, ZZ_aureus, whole genome shotgun sequence DNA segment above includes these coding regions:
- the ppp1r9bb gene encoding neurabin-2, whose translation is MMKTESTSKSTGSGSTLRSPSPHRNAYEAGMQALKPVKDNAANGDMQEGPRGRRYGSNVHRIKNMFQQMQTTSPAEGEGEDNARIADKSVRLSLPRAGSLNENVDHSALLKLGSTVSERVSKFDTKPENGHQRASSPSYSKLQETRRIFEEKQQQEKLQQEKLQLEKLQQEKLATTRVLLKTDKASSFQDGRLDMVARFNGSTESLDSLDTSEAVSPTVSQLSAVFERAAELRNNLHRLSSTPPLPSRGVSTKVGVLNSKIITKRVSAFASGNQGDEISNQKGQETPPRGSRGRVTPPSESINGGQGAGQCAPTTELYSNVGEPNEQREKTVSDAGVEAKVDVKPEEHSGTSEPSSTILQGDIHISVQNGETASEKRSSPKSADMVRQDGDRNTEEEEDRTLREEQSGRDSVDISTYSAVGEDFEGSQKDEEEDEGDDRYEPESSCVEISGLPVEEDPPPSRKIRFSTEPIQVFATYSNEDYDRRNEDVDPMAASAEYELEKRVERLDLFPVELEKDGDGLGISIIGMGAGADMGLEKLGIFVKTVTEGGAAHRDGRIQVNDLIVEVDGTSLVGVTQSFAASVLRNTSGTVKFVIGREKPGEQSEVAQLIQQTLEQERWQREMMEQRYNQYMDEQEGGEYGTDEEEDDDEEASPPYPSAIEVFDLAENEDMSPLETDPEKLAHKYKELQIKHAVTQAEIQQLKRKLHHAEQEKQRWRMDKAQLEQTLQENKERMEKLEGYWMEAQSLCQAVDEHLKETQAQYQALERKYSKAKRLIKEYQQKEIEYLKKETQRCAQVGAEANLLKEESGQLQEQVADLECRVEELKSEPL